CAAAAGGCTTACACACTTGAATAAGAGCTGGGAAGGACCTTATTTCAGCAGTGTGGTTGAGTTTACCAAGTTCCTTCAAGTTTAACCAATTTAACCAATTAAGATTGGCAGCAGCTTTAACCAATTAAACCACAACCTAATTAGATGGTGGTTGAAAATGATACTTCCGAgcctttattttttagttttcacTTGTTGATTTAACCCTCCGAGATCCCAAGCTGGGTTTGTCTTCTTCTCGCAAATCTGGGTAGCATAGGTCCAGTCACTTTCCACTACCAAGTTTTGGGTTCTCAGTGCCTTTACCCAATTGCCATAATTCTATGTGCCTCCCAAATATATTTAGCCTAAAAGCAACAAAAGGGAATTAAAGAAACAGTTCTCATTTCAGGATCCTTCCCAAATAGTATATCCCGAAGGATAATTATATCAATAGGCTATcatgcttcaatttttttttatatcaatCGAATTTCATGCATCAAGAACTCTTTACAAAAATAACGTTCAAGCAAATCTTAACAAATATATATTGAGCCATTCTCCACGATGTAACAACCGTTGCTATTAGTAGAATTAAAGATGGAGAAAAAGCAACAAGTGGGGAAGCGGGCAAGCGTTGCTAATAGTAGAATTTGGGTAAAGATGGAGAAAAAGCAACGAGTGGGTAAGCGGGCAAGCGTTGCTATTAGTAGAATTCGGGTAAAGATGGAGAATTAGTAGTAGAAAAGTTGGGTAACGACGGAGAAAAAACAACAAATGTGAAAGCGGAATGTAAcccacagaagaaaaaaaaactatggaACATGATTTACAGAAAATTAATTATCACAAAAATTTCTCATAGGCATGGTAATTAAGGTTCTTTTACCATTATATCTACAACTGTACGTATACTGTTACAATTGTTAAAGCGCCTGCAAATACAAATTTCTTTACTTTTTTCCCATAGTTGTAGTCGATGTCAAGTTATTACCATTTGAAGCCAGGCGTTGTTTCACTGAATCATGTATATTGCAAGTCTTATAAGATCAAGGGATCTTCTAAAATCCCACTTTCCAGAGCTGTAGACAGTGCGCATACTGTAATAATTGCATGGGTTGCATTGTCATGGCTGCTTGTCTCCACAGTAACTGAAGTTAGTGTTTCTTCATGTTGTAATTGTTGCTTCGGCTTATCTAACGAGGTTGCAGTGGTCTCTGCACCTTTGAACTTTGCTAGGCGAGAAAGTTCATTGACGGAATCGACAATGTTACTTATGCACCCAATGATTTCGATTAATAGAGTAGTAACCTTAGCTGCTGGTATCAACTCAAAAATGTTTGTATTCTCCATTTTAGCAGTTCTCAGGGAGGATTTTAGGTTATCTGCTGCAGATATCGAGTTCTTCAGGTGTGTAAGAACAGAATCCGGATGCCTCATTGTCTTAACTGCAATTGATAATTCTTTTAAAGCCTTGCCTGATTCAATACTCATTTCCATGCATCCCTTTTGAACTATCTTCTTGAATTCCAATGGTTGGACTTGAGATTTATTAATGCAGTTGCTAAGAGACTCGATACGGTATGCACATTGACGAGTTAACATACCAATCTTTAGATATTGTTTCCATGGATGACGGAATCCAAATCCGCCGTGTGGTGGCTCCCAACTCGCAAAGTTTGCCTAGAAAAACAAACAACGAACCTATTTTACTCAAACAGTGTGAAATAAAAAGAATTGCGCTAAACATTTCTAGTGATAAAGAAAACTATAAAAAGTTTACTACAAAAGTTCACTTACGAATGATTCTTCGGCTGTCTTAGAATTCAATATAGTTTTGTATCCATTAAGATGAAGGAAGGTTTTCTTATCATCCTTAGCCATTACCCCGTCTTTCTCAAAATTTTCGAAATATTCTCCTCCAAATGCCTGTAAGAAATCTCCAAGTTTGTCTATATTGACAATAATGAGTTTATGCAAATCTTCACCAGCCCAAACAGGGAAAACAAAGATTGATATAACCACACATGAAAGACCACCAATTATAATTGTCGAGAATCTGTGAAGAGCAAGTCTTATAATTTTATCCTCTCGATAACCCGACACAGATACTAAACTAAACGTCAATATGAATATCAACACTCCATAGTCGTACCGCGCTTTAATTCCCGGAAAGAATCTCGAAAACGAAGCTACCGCAGCTGcaaaaacagaaaagcaagatacaATCAAAATCTGAAAGAACCATATTCATAATCATATATAACTAGCTTATTAGAGTAAATCACAGGTAATTACCTAGTAGGAACACAAAGAGACCAAGAAGAATGGGCTCTCCTTCTTTACCAGCTAGGGTTGCCAAGTGATGAGCACCAACACCCAAAGCACCGGCTAAAAATGTAGCAATGGCTCTATTCAACCCTTTGCCTAAAGTGGCACCAACACTGAATTCAAAAACAACCACTACTGTTAAGATAGCCCACATAGTTGCAGAACCAAATCCACCATAAACCGGACTAAAATAGTAAAGAAGAGAAACTAATGCTAGTGTTATTCCAACTTTGATTGAATGAGTTATCCTTCTTGGATCATCTTTTCCtatttcttttactttgtttGCAAATTCAGCCACATTTTTTTTCAACTTCATAAACAAAGCTTTAAACCAGCACAACAAGAACCCATGTTTGGAAACTGCACCATTGTTACTCTTCAAGTCTATGTTACCTGATTCAATATCCATGGCTAGCTGATGAGCAAATGGGTGTTAGATAGTAGAATTAGGAAGAGAAAGATAGAGAGAGATGGTTGGAGGATGAAGGAAGGAATGCGTTGTGAATTTATAGGAAGAAATAAAGTAGGAAGGACATGAATGTTGAGTGCTTTACCTTTTTCCTTTGGTTTATGAGAGATTGCTACACATGTCCGGTGTTTGTATTTGTAGAAATGGAAAGCCAAATAGTTAAAGGAGacttgaaataaagaaaagatgATGAAACCATGAAAGGCAATTAACTAGATGATGGAGATGGTGATCATTGTCTCTTTGAAACTTctcagatgaaaacaaaaattagtGGGTGGTATTGTACGTGTAAAACTGTAAAGTTATAACACATTAACTGTAGCCCATTACTCCAATGCCGATCGAAGTTTCCTCTGGGGGGTTTTATTTTCAGACATGCTAAGTTCATAATTGTGAGTTTTCAGAGAAGAGAGCAAAAGATCACTTGTCAGGCTTGTACTACAGACTATAGTTTCAAGAGGCCAAGATAACTCCAACAGGTCAACTAGCTAGTGTATGATACCCAGTGGACATGCCATCATTCTGACATTCCATGATTCCATCATAGATTTAACAGTCAGGGATGACAAACCAACAAATCTCATTGCTCAATGCGAGTCAACTCAGTACTACACAAGTGAAATTCTGTACCGACTAAGAAAAGACAGAAAGAAGAAATTCTGTACCGACTGAGATTAAATTTGCCAATTTGGTCTGACTCTCTCTATTCATGATTCCAGGAAGCCGACTTTGCTTGCTTTTTTTTAAGTCAGCCCAAGGAAAGTGCATgtataaacaaaacaaaatcaccaCTTATTACAGTACTGTCAAACATGATCTATTGGTAAAAAACAATTGTTAAAAAGGACCCTTTACACATCATGCTAAAATTTGTATAATAACacctaaataatccaaaactataGATGTTAGTTAATTAGATTACGTCTGATTAATCAGTTAGGTGATCAGGCACCGAATCAATGAATCATAACGTACTTGATTAATTAACTAAGGTTGCTGATTTTGTTCTTGGCAGTATAAAATCTTCCTCTCGTTTCTATTTCGACTTCAAAACACGTCattaagagcaactgcaatggacgagtaaacccaaattttcagtcgagtgggctggtgtagtgggacggaccatcgatcaaaatttgatcaaagagtaaaatccagaccaaatttggtctgcgatcaaaaccaaatccaaatatagtcgggcgttgatataatctccgctacacatcgggcgttgatataatctccgccattcatcgggcgttgatataatgtccgctacacaagggacgttgatataatgtacgcctgaaacggggcgttgatataatgtacgcccgatAGGGCGTTGGTAAAGACAACGCGCGAAATagggcgttcatatacttaacgccccactttcacaatttatgaaacttgcatggggcgggctttatacctccgccctttttttttttttttgtttctgaagcgtatactataccaacgccccactcgcgcgttatctttaccaacgccccactcgggcgttatctttaccaacgcctgatcccaggcgtaatgtttatcaacgcgcgaccaaatatactcttttcccactacgccacatgacggactaaacccaaatttggtcttttttttttagtctttggtctttggttatactcgcaccactgtggacgctctaagaccATTGACCATTTTCCTCTTGGGCTTTACCATTATGCGTGCTCTTTTCTTCTGCCACAATGAACGTGCTCTTGGGCCTTACCATATGCATGGTCTTTTCCGGCACAATGAACAGTTCCTTAATTATTATGGCAATCAATCTTTTTCCAGATGATGCACCAATTCTGAACaatttattctatcttctatGATTAGAAGTAGCTCGTGAAAGCTTGCAGTCTATCTGCTTTTATCCCTAAAAGGCAGATTGTTGATAATATAGAGATTGCCCATGAAATGTTGCATAGCATGAAAAAAAGTAAATCAACGAAGGGGTATTTTGCGTTAAAACTTGATCTTTCTAAAGCGTATGACAAAGTAGAATGGAATTTTGTAATTCATCTATTTAGGAAGTTTGGCTTTAGTCAAAAGTGGTGTGACTTGATTTTTGAGTGCATATCTACAGTGAAATCGACTGTTATATTGAATGATGTTCTTGGAATACAATTTTGTCCTTCGAGGGGTCTCCGACAAGGAGATCCATTATCTCCGTACTTGTTTATTACTGCTTTGGAAGGTCTGTCTAGATTATTCTTACATAAACAATTTTCAGGGGTTAAAATCAATAAGAATTGTCCTGTGATTTCGCATTTGTTATTTGCGGACGATTGTTTCATTTTCAGTAAGGCCGATATTGGTGAGATTAGGAAACTAATGCAGATTCTTGACATTTTTACCAGTTCCTCTGGTCAGAACATCAATTATCATAAGTCTGGTGTGTATTTTAATAAGAAAGTGCATCATAAGCATGAAAAAAATCATTGCAAGAATTCTGCGAGTCCAAAGAATTTCAAAAGACGAGAAATATCTAGGAACCCCTCTTTTCTTTAATAGGAAAAATGCTTTAAATTTTGAACCTCTTCTAGATAGAGCATATAAATCTTTGAGTGGTTGGAAGGCAAAAAAAATTTCGCAAGCTGGTAGAACGGTGTTAATTAACTCTACTCTTTCCGCTTATCCTTGCTATCAAACGGAATGTTTTGCATTTCCCAAATCTGTGTTAGATGGGATAGATAAGATgcagagagatttttggtggggcaAGAACAACCCTAAGAAGGCTTATTATCCTAAGGCGTGGAGTAATATTAGCACATCTAAGGCTAGtggaggtgttgggattaggaATCCTCATTGATTGAATATATCTCTACTTTCTAAACCGTCTTGGAGGCTTGTTAACAACTCTGATGATCTACGGGTCAGACTtcttaagggaaaatattttcctAGGTCACATCCATTTCATAAAAGTAGAGATAAATGTGTGTCTTGGATTTGGACCAGTATTAGAAAAGGAATTGCAATCGTTAAAAATAACAGTATTTGGGAAGTGGGAGATGGTAGGAGTATCAAAATAGCTTGTGATAATTGGGTTCCAAATGTGGGTATTCTCAACAACTGGAATCATGAGGAAATCAAATATGTTTCTGATCTTATTGATGAAAATGGATTTTGGAATGTGGATTTGATAGATTCTGTTTTCTAAGCTGAAATTGCCAATAGAGTAAAGTCTATATATGTTAATGTGAACAACCATGATAGACTGAGATGGAACGGAACCAAAAATGGGGAATTCACCACTAAGTCAAAGTCATCCTATAAAATCATTTCAAATGAACAACATCTAAATACGGATAAGTTCTGGCTTAAAAATGGCATATGAAAAATTTACCTAGAATTGCTATGTTTTTTTGGAAATTGGCTGCTGATGTTATTCCTTTGAAGGCCAAAATGAATAGTGTTTTGAATCATGTAGATCCATACTGTGTTATGTGCAATAACTTCCATTTGGAAACTTCTCAACATATGTTTCATTCATGTAATTTCATTAGGGCTGTGTGGTTTGGATTGGGAATACAAATGCCTAGTTACAATAATGATTTTTTAAATTGGATAAGATCTTGGTTTGTTTCCCCTCTAAACGAGTGGAAGGAAATTTTCAGCATAATCTGTTGGCACATTTGGAAGTATAGAAACTCTGTTGTTTTTAACAAGGTT
This portion of the Papaver somniferum cultivar HN1 chromosome 11, ASM357369v1, whole genome shotgun sequence genome encodes:
- the LOC113324855 gene encoding aluminum-activated malate transporter 2-like, whose translation is MDIESGNIDLKSNNGAVSKHGFLLCWFKALFMKLKKNVAEFANKVKEIGKDDPRRITHSIKVGITLALVSLLYYFSPVYGGFGSATMWAILTVVVVFEFSVGATLGKGLNRAIATFLAGALGVGAHHLATLAGKEGEPILLGLFVFLLAAVASFSRFFPGIKARYDYGVLIFILTFSLVSVSGYREDKIIRLALHRFSTIIIGGLSCVVISIFVFPVWAGEDLHKLIIVNIDKLGDFLQAFGGEYFENFEKDGVMAKDDKKTFLHLNGYKTILNSKTAEESFANFASWEPPHGGFGFRHPWKQYLKIGMLTRQCAYRIESLSNCINKSQVQPLEFKKIVQKGCMEMSIESGKALKELSIAVKTMRHPDSVLTHLKNSISAADNLKSSLRTAKMENTNIFELIPAAKVTTLLIEIIGCISNIVDSVNELSRLAKFKGAETTATSLDKPKQQLQHEETLTSVTVETSSHDNATHAIITVCALSTALESGILEDPLIL